From Salinicola endophyticus:
TCGGGGAGGCGTATGCTTGCGGCCTTTCGCCGCCCGGCAGCCCCGGGCGAGCCTGCAGCAAGTCGATTCCGACGTCGTTAACAACCGTGTTGTCGTAGAACAAAGATGCGTCCAGATCGACAGGGTTTCTCGGACCGCTACCGGTCTTCGTCCTCAAGGTCACTGTCAGTTATGCCACAGACGTTCTCTTTCCTGACACGCTTCGAGTTTCGTCTCGCCTCCGGACTGTGTCACACGCGCTGGATGACCCGCTCGCCCGGCAAGCAGCGGCTGATGCTCAAGTGGTTCAAGCGCTGTGCCGACGCCGGCCATCTGCCGGCGCGGTCGCTCTATGGCCGCGTACTGCTGGCACGCGGTGTCTCGCCCCAGGACAAGTCCACCGGCGCACGCTACGTGCTGCAGGCCGCACAGGAGGGCGACAGTCACGCCCAGTTCCAGGCCGGGTGTCTCTATGAGCACGGCTGCAATCAGTACCAGCCCAACGAGCATCACGCGGTAACCTGGTATGCCCGGGCCGGCGAGAACGGCCATCGCCAGGCTGCCGAGCGGTTGGCGCAGGCCTATCTCGGTGGTGAGCTGGGGCTTGCGCAGGATCCGGCGCGGGCCGAGGCCTGGGCGCAGTATGCCGACCATCTCGCTG
This genomic window contains:
- a CDS encoding tetratricopeptide repeat protein — its product is MPQTFSFLTRFEFRLASGLCHTRWMTRSPGKQRLMLKWFKRCADAGHLPARSLYGRVLLARGVSPQDKSTGARYVLQAAQEGDSHAQFQAGCLYEHGCNQYQPNEHHAVTWYARAGENGHRQAAERLAQAYLGGELGLAQDPARAEAWAQYADHLAGQTLLEAPQAAPLTH